The Geothrix sp. genome window below encodes:
- a CDS encoding ABC transporter permease: MGSMELLKIAVHAILRNKIRALLTMLGIIVGVGAVIAMIGIGEGSKRASLAIIRNMGSNMLTIFPGAPGTHTHHGPQAMGSAEILRPDDAELIQQELALSTVHAATPQVQTTRPVVFQNTNYLTQLQGTGTEFLEIRGWALQAGRFFTEPEVRGMAKVCVIGQTVKDNLFALGEEPLGQIIRVNHLPFQVIGVLEKKGAGMWGDQDDLIVSPYTTVMRMVMGRTTIQRIMVSAHEGEAELAEAEITALLRQHLKVPPKDVNPFQIRKQDDIVQMQNQQASLLTALLAVAASISLVVGGIGIANIMLVSVTERTREIGMRRAVGATQHQVLWQFLTEAVALSLMGGIAGVAIGLVAITALQRFQLPAVAEPWAVMLGLFFSGMVGVVAGFLPALKAARLDVIDALRYE, translated from the coding sequence ATGGGATCCATGGAGCTGCTCAAGATCGCCGTCCACGCCATCCTGCGGAACAAGATCCGGGCTCTGCTGACGATGCTCGGCATCATCGTGGGCGTGGGGGCGGTCATCGCCATGATCGGCATCGGTGAGGGCTCCAAGCGCGCCTCCCTCGCGATCATCCGGAACATGGGCTCCAACATGCTCACGATCTTTCCGGGGGCTCCGGGGACCCACACGCACCATGGGCCGCAAGCCATGGGCTCGGCGGAGATCCTGCGGCCGGATGACGCGGAGCTCATCCAGCAGGAACTGGCCCTCTCCACGGTGCATGCGGCCACGCCCCAGGTGCAGACCACGCGGCCGGTCGTCTTCCAGAACACCAACTACCTGACGCAGCTCCAGGGCACGGGGACGGAATTCCTGGAGATCCGGGGCTGGGCGCTCCAGGCCGGGCGCTTCTTCACCGAGCCCGAGGTGAGGGGGATGGCCAAGGTCTGCGTGATCGGCCAGACCGTGAAAGACAACCTGTTCGCGCTTGGCGAGGAACCCCTGGGGCAGATCATCCGGGTGAACCACCTCCCATTCCAGGTCATCGGCGTCCTCGAAAAGAAGGGGGCAGGCATGTGGGGAGACCAGGACGACCTGATCGTGAGCCCCTACACCACGGTCATGCGAATGGTCATGGGCCGGACGACCATCCAGCGCATCATGGTCAGCGCCCACGAAGGGGAGGCTGAACTCGCCGAAGCGGAGATCACCGCCCTCCTCCGGCAGCACCTGAAAGTCCCGCCCAAGGATGTGAACCCCTTCCAGATCCGGAAGCAGGACGACATCGTGCAGATGCAGAACCAGCAGGCCAGCCTCCTGACGGCGCTCCTGGCGGTGGCCGCCAGCATCTCCCTGGTGGTCGGCGGAATCGGGATCGCCAACATCATGCTGGTGAGCGTCACGGAGCGCACCCGGGAAATCGGCATGCGCCGGGCGGTCGGGGCCACTCAACACCAGGTCCTCTGGCAATTCCTCACGGAGGCGGTCGCCCTGTCTCTCATGGGCGGCATCGCCGGAGTCGCTATCGGCCTGGTGGCCATCACCGCCCTGCAGCGCTTCCAGCTTCCGGCCGTGGCCGAGCCCTGGGCTGTGATGCTGGGCCTTTTCTTCAGCGGGATGGTCGGGGTGGTGGCGGGATTCCTGCCCGCGCTCAAGGCGGCGCGGCTGGATGTGATCGACGCGCTCCGGTACGAGTAG
- a CDS encoding Rrf2 family transcriptional regulator yields MKGSAKGRYGLLFMVDLALQAGRGPALVAAIAERQALPPKFLRVLLGNLKAAGLVKVQRGPSGGCELARHPSHITALEVLEALEGRWTAASLPTDATPGARAVRELWTRSTEAARAVLRATTLADLAARQQALEVDSHGYSI; encoded by the coding sequence ATGAAGGGTTCGGCCAAAGGGCGCTACGGGCTGCTGTTCATGGTGGATCTGGCGCTGCAGGCCGGACGGGGACCGGCGCTGGTGGCGGCCATCGCCGAGCGCCAGGCCCTGCCCCCCAAGTTCCTCCGGGTGCTCCTGGGCAACCTCAAAGCCGCAGGACTCGTGAAGGTCCAGCGGGGCCCCAGCGGGGGCTGCGAGTTGGCGCGTCACCCCAGCCACATCACGGCCCTCGAGGTCCTGGAGGCCCTGGAAGGACGCTGGACCGCCGCCAGCCTGCCCACCGATGCCACCCCTGGGGCCCGGGCCGTCCGCGAGCTCTGGACGCGCAGCACGGAGGCCGCCCGCGCCGTCCTGCGCGCCACCACCCTCGCCGACCTGGCCGCCCGGCAGCAGGCTCTGGAAGTGGACAGCCACGGCTACTCGATCTGA
- the cysK gene encoding cysteine synthase A, whose translation MSRATDRPTDRPNRVEHAYDLVGYTPVVRLNRLVPKGSAKVYVKLESANPGGSVKDRIALSMIQDAEARGALKPGMALLEATSGNTGIGLAFVAAAKGYKITLVMPDTMTQERRALLKAYGAELVLTPGSGGMKAAVDKAQELADGDPSYFLVRQFENPANPAVHRRTTALEILEQVPELDAFVAGVGTGGTVTGVGEVLAERKPGTLVVAVEPETSPLLSTGKAGPHKLQGLGPNFVPGILNRQAFQRIRPVGYDDAIATARRLAREEGLLTGISTGAIVFAALEVAKELGEGKTVVAVLCDTGERYLTHPLFAEIDGPAL comes from the coding sequence ATGAGCCGCGCCACCGATCGCCCCACCGACCGCCCCAACCGCGTCGAACATGCCTACGATCTGGTGGGCTACACGCCCGTCGTCCGCCTGAACCGCCTCGTGCCGAAGGGCTCGGCCAAGGTCTATGTGAAGCTCGAGAGCGCCAATCCCGGCGGCAGTGTGAAGGATCGCATCGCCTTGAGCATGATCCAGGATGCAGAGGCCCGCGGCGCGCTGAAGCCCGGCATGGCCCTCCTGGAGGCCACCAGCGGCAACACGGGCATCGGCCTGGCGTTCGTGGCTGCGGCCAAGGGCTACAAGATCACGCTGGTGATGCCCGACACCATGACGCAGGAGCGCCGGGCCCTGCTGAAGGCCTACGGGGCCGAGCTGGTGCTGACGCCGGGCTCCGGCGGCATGAAGGCCGCCGTGGACAAGGCCCAGGAGCTGGCGGATGGAGATCCCTCCTACTTCCTCGTGCGCCAGTTCGAGAACCCTGCCAACCCGGCGGTCCACCGGCGGACCACGGCCCTGGAGATCCTGGAGCAGGTGCCGGAGCTGGATGCCTTCGTGGCCGGCGTGGGCACGGGCGGCACCGTGACCGGCGTGGGCGAGGTGCTCGCTGAGAGGAAGCCGGGCACCCTGGTGGTGGCGGTGGAGCCGGAGACCTCGCCGCTGCTGAGCACGGGCAAGGCGGGCCCGCACAAGCTCCAGGGCCTGGGGCCGAACTTCGTGCCGGGCATCCTGAACCGCCAGGCCTTCCAGCGCATCCGTCCCGTGGGCTACGACGACGCCATCGCCACCGCCCGCCGACTGGCCCGGGAAGAGGGCCTGCTCACGGGCATCAGCACCGGCGCCATCGTCTTCGCGGCCCTGGAAGTGGCGAAGGAACTGGGCGAGGGCAAGACCGTGGTGGCCGTGCTCTGCGACACCGGCGAGCGCTACCTGACGCACCCCCTGTTCGCCGAGATCGACGGCCCCGCGCTCTAG
- a CDS encoding DUF4395 domain-containing protein, whose protein sequence is MPSAATRPGPSCPIVPDLGDETAGRIAAGLSLGLLALAAAGSWVWMILALAVDFALRATGRFAWSPVARLAGFLRRRAHLPARMINAGPKRFAAALGFLFSLGTGLAWLVGLRSLGHALAAILGLCAALEAFLGVCLACQIHPWLPWRHESGGA, encoded by the coding sequence GTGCCTTCAGCGGCGACCCGGCCCGGGCCGAGCTGCCCCATCGTCCCGGATCTTGGGGATGAAACGGCGGGCCGGATCGCCGCAGGCCTGTCGCTGGGCCTCTTGGCCCTGGCGGCCGCGGGCAGCTGGGTCTGGATGATCCTGGCCCTGGCGGTGGATTTCGCGCTCCGCGCCACGGGGCGTTTCGCCTGGAGCCCCGTGGCGCGCCTGGCGGGATTCCTCCGCCGGCGGGCGCATCTCCCCGCGCGGATGATCAACGCCGGTCCCAAGCGCTTCGCGGCGGCTCTGGGCTTTCTGTTTTCGCTGGGAACCGGGTTGGCTTGGCTGGTGGGACTGCGGTCCCTGGGTCATGCCCTGGCGGCCATACTCGGCCTCTGCGCGGCTCTCGAGGCGTTCCTCGGCGTCTGCCTGGCCTGCCAGATCCATCCCTGGCTCCCTTGGCGCCACGAGAGCGGGGGCGCCTGA
- a CDS encoding CAP domain-containing protein — protein MRTVMLSLVTLLLPAQTTAQTTAQVAAPEAATPFERAVVQEMSEARMRPRAYAKHLRELRSGFEGTLWRRPGRVPLRTEEGVAALDEAIAFLESARLLGPLRFNEGLARAARAHARDLGPRGSLDHTGSDGSRPSDRLNRIGTWHGLIAENISTGEDEARQVVIQLLIDDGVPGRGHRKGLFNPDLHQAGAGSAPHRDYRVVTVIDYADGFVLK, from the coding sequence ATGAGGACCGTTATGCTGTCCCTCGTCACGCTGCTGCTTCCGGCCCAGACCACTGCCCAGACCACTGCCCAGGTCGCGGCCCCCGAGGCCGCCACTCCCTTCGAGCGGGCGGTGGTGCAGGAGATGAGCGAGGCTCGGATGCGGCCGAGGGCCTACGCGAAGCATCTGCGCGAACTGCGCTCCGGCTTTGAGGGCACGCTCTGGAGGCGGCCCGGCCGCGTGCCCCTGCGCACCGAAGAGGGCGTGGCGGCCCTGGACGAGGCCATCGCGTTTCTCGAGTCGGCCCGGCTCCTGGGGCCGCTGCGCTTCAATGAGGGGTTGGCCCGGGCGGCCCGGGCCCATGCCCGGGACCTCGGGCCCCGCGGCAGCCTGGACCACACCGGCTCTGACGGCAGCCGTCCGTCGGACCGACTCAACCGGATCGGCACCTGGCATGGGCTCATCGCGGAGAACATCAGCACCGGTGAGGATGAGGCGCGACAGGTGGTGATCCAGCTGCTGATCGACGATGGTGTGCCGGGCCGCGGCCACCGGAAGGGCCTCTTCAATCCGGACCTGCACCAGGCCGGCGCGGGTTCCGCGCCCCACCGCGACTACCGGGTGGTGACGGTCATCGACTATGCGGACGGCTTCGTCCTAAAGTGA
- a CDS encoding ABC transporter permease has product MAFLARLGAPVRGFLEFLGDQAHLVLRTLRDALVLRFGQLAVVGAQTKLQIRFTGLDAGVLVAGTALLLGAVTLIQAFSQLSGLGAENYIGALMVLIILRELGPLLTAVLVIGRSSTAIAAELGTMQLNGEVDALAAHGVNPYQYLLLPRWLGVLVSVFALVVFFDAAALAGGFLVARLKYGVTFGFFMDSVRQTLSNRDFAATLLKIVFFSGAITFHACHFGLRIRRSQTEIPQAVTKTVVSALVAVFLIDGLVAALFYF; this is encoded by the coding sequence ATGGCTTTCCTTGCGCGGCTCGGCGCGCCGGTGCGCGGCTTCCTGGAGTTCCTGGGCGACCAGGCTCACCTGGTGCTGCGGACGCTGCGGGATGCCCTGGTCCTGCGGTTCGGCCAGCTGGCGGTGGTGGGGGCGCAGACGAAGCTGCAGATCCGGTTCACGGGGCTCGACGCGGGGGTGCTCGTGGCCGGGACGGCCCTGCTGCTGGGCGCGGTGACCTTGATCCAGGCCTTCAGCCAGCTGTCCGGGCTGGGGGCCGAAAACTACATCGGCGCGCTGATGGTGCTGATCATCCTCCGGGAGCTGGGTCCGCTGCTGACGGCGGTCCTGGTCATCGGCCGCAGTTCCACCGCCATCGCCGCCGAGCTGGGCACCATGCAGCTGAATGGCGAGGTGGACGCCCTGGCCGCCCACGGCGTGAACCCCTACCAGTACCTTCTGCTGCCCCGCTGGCTGGGCGTGCTCGTGTCGGTTTTCGCTCTGGTGGTGTTCTTCGACGCGGCGGCCCTTGCCGGAGGCTTTCTCGTGGCCAGGCTGAAGTACGGCGTCACCTTCGGATTCTTCATGGATTCGGTCCGACAGACGCTGTCCAACCGGGACTTCGCCGCGACCCTGCTGAAGATCGTGTTCTTCTCGGGGGCCATCACCTTCCACGCCTGCCACTTCGGACTGCGGATCCGACGCAGCCAGACCGAGATCCCCCAGGCGGTCACCAAGACCGTGGTGTCGGCCCTGGTGGCGGTGTTCCTGATCGACGGCCTCGTGGCCGCGCTCTTCTACTTCTGA
- a CDS encoding ATP-binding cassette domain-containing protein has translation MLDLRGLACDSPEGRPLIEGLDLSLPRGANLLVTGGSGSGKSRLLKVIAGVERPRAGQVRIGGVPVWPGDGALALAGRVRMGFAFAAGGLLSNLSLADNVALPLRFRGLPHQEVQIRVGGALERLGLSSVAGLRPHAVSGAARKHANLARLLALDPELALLDEPLEGLDAADRSLVLDLVGTWADDRERTLVIAAEDAATFPGLEARRLALGSPSSPPEAP, from the coding sequence ATGCTCGATCTCCGCGGTCTCGCCTGCGATTCGCCGGAGGGGCGGCCCCTGATCGAGGGGCTGGACCTCTCGCTGCCGCGAGGTGCGAACCTCCTGGTGACGGGCGGCAGCGGGTCGGGCAAGAGCCGGCTGCTGAAGGTGATCGCGGGTGTGGAACGGCCCCGGGCCGGGCAGGTGCGGATCGGGGGCGTTCCCGTCTGGCCCGGCGACGGCGCCCTGGCCCTGGCGGGGCGCGTCCGGATGGGCTTCGCCTTCGCCGCCGGGGGGCTGCTTTCGAACCTGAGCCTGGCGGACAATGTGGCCCTGCCGCTGCGGTTCCGCGGCCTCCCGCACCAGGAGGTCCAAATCCGGGTCGGGGGTGCGCTGGAGCGCCTGGGCCTGAGTTCAGTGGCCGGGCTCCGGCCCCATGCAGTGAGTGGCGCCGCCCGCAAACATGCGAACCTGGCCCGCCTCCTCGCCCTGGATCCCGAGCTGGCGCTGCTGGACGAGCCCCTGGAGGGCCTGGATGCGGCGGACCGCTCGCTGGTCCTGGACCTGGTGGGCACCTGGGCGGACGACCGGGAGCGCACGCTGGTCATCGCCGCCGAGGACGCCGCCACCTTCCCGGGCCTCGAGGCCCGCCGGCTGGCCCTCGGTTCCCCCTCATCGCCGCCGGAGGCGCCATGA
- a CDS encoding MlaD family protein yields MNFEKQDARLGLFVLLALAFFVGLLAYKNAGAVTEKTHRLVVRLDEMGGLVPGTDVQLKGYRVGAVDRVDMVQEGVDYHFLATISVREDIRLWRGTRAVVAPKGVGSVMLDLQLPEVAERTVALAAGDQIPGVAGVSLGGVLERADRLLANLNASLDAVRDRVQKKGLGDLLEHPSVAQALRSLDATLREFQALAREGRGLTAHADRSMAGADRALADLEKSLAVTRSLLEARGPELDRILVNLASVLQQSDGLLTRFRTEDQPEVEASLKSLRRSLASVEELLQLLKQKPSRAVWGTPSEAERERARKALDAAQAIPALK; encoded by the coding sequence ATGAACTTCGAAAAGCAGGACGCCCGCCTCGGGCTCTTTGTCCTCCTGGCCTTGGCCTTCTTCGTGGGGCTGCTCGCCTACAAGAATGCCGGGGCCGTGACGGAGAAGACGCACCGGCTCGTGGTGCGCCTCGATGAGATGGGGGGGCTCGTGCCCGGCACCGATGTCCAGCTGAAGGGCTACCGCGTGGGAGCCGTCGATCGGGTGGACATGGTGCAGGAGGGCGTGGATTACCACTTTCTCGCCACCATCTCCGTACGCGAGGACATCCGCCTCTGGCGCGGCACCCGGGCCGTGGTGGCGCCCAAGGGCGTGGGCAGCGTGATGCTCGACCTGCAGCTGCCGGAGGTGGCGGAGCGGACCGTGGCCCTGGCCGCGGGCGACCAGATCCCGGGCGTGGCCGGGGTCTCCCTCGGCGGCGTGCTCGAGCGTGCCGACCGGCTGCTGGCCAACCTGAATGCCTCTCTGGACGCCGTGAGGGACCGCGTCCAGAAGAAGGGGCTGGGGGATCTGCTGGAGCACCCCTCCGTGGCCCAGGCCCTGCGATCCCTGGATGCCACCCTGCGCGAATTCCAGGCTCTGGCCCGCGAGGGCCGAGGCCTGACGGCCCATGCGGACCGCAGCATGGCCGGCGCCGACCGGGCCCTCGCGGACCTGGAGAAGAGCCTGGCCGTGACGCGGTCCCTGCTGGAGGCGCGGGGGCCCGAGCTGGATCGGATCCTGGTGAACCTGGCCTCGGTGCTGCAGCAGTCCGATGGCTTGCTGACGCGCTTCCGCACCGAGGACCAGCCGGAGGTCGAGGCCAGTCTCAAGAGCCTGAGGCGGTCGTTGGCCTCCGTGGAGGAGCTTCTCCAGCTGCTCAAGCAGAAGCCCAGCCGCGCCGTCTGGGGCACGCCGTCCGAGGCGGAACGGGAGCGGGCGAGGAAGGCCCTCGATGCCGCCCAGGCCATTCCCGCCTTGAAATGA
- a CDS encoding OsmC family protein, whose product MGSIATIHNGVNVEDLNATVAQVKANPALAKFTFRSKAKWINRAHSQSTFDSLYGAGQEHKRAMPMFLEGDEPAALLGTDLAPNAGEAALHALSSCLSVTYAYTAAAMGLDITSLSFDMETDTDLRGFLELDKAIRPGLSQIRVKVNLACSGTPQQIKELHEQVMRTSPLYDTFKNPVDIRMSH is encoded by the coding sequence ATGGGCAGCATCGCAACCATCCACAACGGGGTGAATGTGGAGGACCTCAACGCCACGGTCGCCCAGGTGAAGGCCAACCCCGCCCTCGCCAAGTTCACCTTCCGTTCCAAGGCCAAGTGGATCAACCGGGCCCACTCCCAGAGCACCTTCGATTCCCTCTACGGAGCAGGGCAGGAGCACAAGCGGGCCATGCCGATGTTCCTCGAGGGCGACGAACCCGCCGCCCTGCTGGGCACGGATCTCGCCCCCAACGCCGGCGAGGCGGCGCTGCACGCCCTGAGCTCCTGCCTCAGTGTGACCTACGCCTACACGGCCGCGGCCATGGGACTGGACATCACCAGCCTCAGCTTCGACATGGAGACGGATACCGATCTCCGAGGTTTCCTCGAACTGGACAAGGCCATCCGACCCGGGCTCTCCCAGATCCGGGTGAAGGTGAACCTCGCCTGCAGCGGCACGCCGCAGCAGATCAAGGAACTCCACGAGCAGGTGATGCGGACCTCACCGCTGTACGACACCTTCAAGAACCCCGTGGACATCCGCATGAGCCACTGA